A region of the Arthrobacter sp. FW306-07-I genome:
CGCGTCGCTAAAGGAGTAGGGAGCCGAGAGTCTTGCTCGACACTAGGGCCCAGAGTTGCCCAAATGCCGGTTGAAGTGCACCCCCTACTTCAGCAAACTAGTGCGTATGGACAGGAAGCCCCGCGATGCCCCGGGATCCACATTGGTGAGGCGATGGCCCACGATCGTATGTACTGGCAGCCCTTCCGAAAGAGGAAGGTTTGAAGTGCACGACCACTCTTCCTCGGGCAGACGCAGGACCTCTGCAACGGTGGCATCGATACCTGCCTCCGGGTGAGCCGAATACGGTATTGTGCCGGACGACCACCGGATAGAGACACCGAACGTATGATCCTGAGGAACATGGTGGCCATCTAGCACTACACGAAACTCCTAAACAGTGCGATCGCAAGAGACGGTCTGCTGCGCCTCCCGCGGACATCCGGCTCCATCACAAGTGCGGAGAACTATGTCCAAGCCCACGCCGAGATCGGGCAACGCCGCATTGTCATCCCTCGCAGTAGCCGGAGACTTTACCGAAGGGGCAGTGAAGGGCCGTGGAAGCGTTTCACGTGAAACAGGCATGGCAGAGTGTCCGTGCCTGGGGGACCGCTTCGTCACCGCCTCAGACCGTGCTTTGAAATTGAAAGGGTAGCCCTTAGCAGGGGTGAACCGGCCCGCGGCCAAGGAGAACAAGTCAACCTTGTAGGGTGCTCCTCATGTTTCACGTGAAACCGATGCGTCAACTGCAGGGCCGGGCAAGCCCACTTCTACTGCAAGCGTTACCCGCATGTCTCCGACAGCCTGGAACGCGGAGCGGGGACAGGTATAAAAAGTGAAGCGCCGGCAGCTAGGCGCGCAGGTCAGAGCGCATTGGAAGAACTTGCCGTGTCGGCAGCTACGGAGCAGCAGACTGGGCTGAGTGCAGCAACGTCGACTCCAACTGGGGCAGTCAGTTTACGAAGGGCACGCTGCCGAGTGGATTCCTCACAGCCACTGATCAAGATGCGAGCCTGGACCATAAACCCGCCTCGAAACCCGCGCGCACGACTTCTCGCGTGCGACTTCGCCTAGTGCTCCGGTTGTTCGAAAAGGCAGCGGGGCTGTATCCACCAAGAGCCACTCGCCTCCGTATCGCTTATTCGCTTAGTTGTTCTGTTGGAGGAATTTGCGAATGGACCGCCAGCCACCAGATTCTTGCGCCCTCGCACTACGATTCAATCATCACGGATGGACCCGGCGGTGCTCCATGCGACGGCCACGCGAACGCGGTCGCGTAGCACATGCGTCAAGCTTTCAGACGTCGCGCGTAAGCGAATGCGGTGTGGGCGGCGTTTCTGCGAGTGGGGGACTAGCGTGTACGCAAGCCTCCCGCTGGCATCGTTTCACGTGAAACACGAGGCGTTGGGCCATGGGAGTAGGACCGATAACTCCCGCGGACCTCTTCTAATCGTGAATACGGCCTTTATCCGCAACGAATCGCATGGTCATACCCGTCATTTGCTGCCCGCGTGCAAGAGAACGCGGCCCCTTTGATGGGACCTTTCGCGCCCTATGTCACCCGTTGGTGCGGCGGCCGCCAACGGTTCCGCAAAGAAGGAGATAACCACCCTCACTGCTGCCGAGCACCCCGCCACTTGACTGCCGCCGCTACCGAGTCAGCCTTCCCGACGGATACCCCGACTAACGCCCCCTGGGAATGTCGATGAACACCGGCGGCTATGTAATTTGCACGCTAACTGGAGATGCTTTGCACGGTTATGCGGTTCGATTGTCACTTTTTAGCGGTCCGACGCTGAAACACCGGCGAGTAGGGATTTGAAGAGCAAAGCAAAAGGGCCCGGTTCAAGACGAACCGGGCCCTTTTGCTGTGGCGATTAGTTGGTGGATCCAGGAGCCAAAACATCCATGATGCGGTTCAGGTCATCAACGCTGGCAAACTCGATGCTTACCTTGCCTTTCCTTACGCCAAGGGAGATCTTGACGTTGGTGTCCAGGCGGTCGGAGAGCGAAGATGCCAGGTAATCCAAGCGCTCATGCCGGGCCCCAGGGCGGGGAATGTTGTTCTTGGCAGGCTTTGCAGGATCCTGGTACAAGGTCACCGCCTCTTCTGTGGCTCGCACAGACATACCCTCTGCAACGATTCGCTGCGCCAGCCGTTCCATTGCAGCAGCGTCGGGAAGCGACAGAAGGGCACGTGCGTGGCCTGCCGAGAGCACTCCGGCAGCAACCCGCCGCTGCACCAACGGCGGCAGCTTCAGCAGGCGAAGAGTGTTGGATACCTGCGGCCTGGAACGGCCAATGCGATCCGCCAATTGCTCATGGGTGGTACCAAAGTCCTCCAAGAGCTGCTGGTACGCCGCCGCCTCTTCCAGCGGGTTCAGCTGGCTGCGGTGGAGGTTTTCGAGAAGCGCGTCACGGAGAAGATCGTCATCCGTCGTGTCACGGATAATCGCGGGAATGGTGTCAAGCCCTGCAGCCTGGACTGCGCGCCAGCGGCGTTCGCCCATGACGAGTTCATATGGTTCGCTACCGGTTTCGGTTGATGTGCGAACCACGATTGGCTGGAGAACGCCGATTTCACGAACCGAGTGCACCAATTCGGCCATGTCGTCTTCATCGAAGACATTGCGGGGCTGCTTCCGGTTCGGGTGGATGTCCGAGACCGGGATTTCAGCGAAACGGGCACCGGGGACTTCCACCAGCTCAACACCGGAGTCGGGGGCCGCACCAGTCTCAGCCGGCTCCTCAGGGCCTACGGGGTCGTCCCGTTTTGGCACTTCCGGATCTTCCACGATGGCAGAAGGTTCAGCGGCAGCAGCCTTGGATGCCGCGGCGGGGGACTTCCTGGCAGGAGCCTTCTTTGCCGGAGCGGGCGCAGCCGCAGGGGCCTTCTTATCATCGCTGCTCTTGCCGGCAGGAGCCTTGGAGGCAGCTGGCTTAACCGAAGACGGAGGGGTAGTAGGCGTTTCCGCCTCCTGCGTCCTGGTCGCTGCTGCGGCTGTTGGCTGCTCCGTGGGTTCTGTCTTCCTGCGGCCCTCCGGAAAGAAAAGGTCCACAGGCCGCGATACCGCCCCACCGTTACCGGAACCATTGGTTGCGGCGGAACTTGGAATCAGCGCGCCAAGACCGCGGCCTAGGCCCCGTCGCTTCTCGCTCATGGGTAAATCCCTCCAGTGGTAGAGCCAGGCTGGGCCTTGCTCCGTGCGTTGCGGTATTGAAGATTTTAGCGTTCCGCTATTTCAGCGGCTGCTTCCAAATAGGACAGGGCACCACTTGAGGACGGATCGTACGTCATGACCGTCTGCTGGTAGCTGGGGGCTTCGGAGATCCGGACAGACCGCGGAACCACGGCGGAGAGAACCTGTTCGGGGAAGTGCTGGCGTACCTCCGCGGCAACCTGGGCAGCAAGGTTGGTACGGCCGTCATACATGGTGAGCAGGATGGTTGACACAACGAGGTCCGCGTTGAGGTGCTTCTGGATCATCTCGATGTTCTTCAGGAGCTGGCTCAGGCCCTCCAACGCGTAGTACTCGCACTGAATGGGGATCAGTACCTCGCTGGCTGCACAAAAAGCGTTTACGGTCAGCAGGCCGAGGCTGGGCGGGCAGTCGATGAACACATAGTCCAGCCGCTCCTCGCCGTTCTTCTCGCGTTCCTTGGCATAGACATCAATGGCCCGGCGCAGCCGCTGCTCACGGGCCACAAGGGACACGAGCTCAATTTCGGCCCCTGCAAGGTGGATCGTGGCCGGCGCACAGATGAGTTTTCCAATATCCGGGCACGGGGCTACGACGTCGGCAAGAGGGACATCGTTGATCAGGACGTCATAGATGCTGTCCACGTCAGCGTGGTGCTCGATGCCCAAAGCTGTGGAGGCATTGCCCTGGGGATCGATATCGATGACCAGCACATTGAGTCCCGCAGCTGCCAAGGCGGCTGCGATGTTGACCGTGGTGGTGGTCTTGCCCACGCCGCCCTTCTGATTGGACACCGTAAAGATCCGAGTCTTTTCCGGGCGAGGGAGCTGGCGCCCCATTAGGCGTTCACGGCGCTTCGTCTCATGGGCAAGCTCCCGTGCGATGGGGCTGGAATCATCGATAGCGTCAATGACGTTGGATCGACCGCCACCGGTTGTTTCACGTGAAACTGCCTTACCGGACGCTGCAGAGACACCCGTTTTCGGATGATTTCCACCTCGGGCAGGAGCCGTGCCGACACCGGCAAGCCCGGACCCAGCGACAGAACGTGCCGACCCCAAAGACACAAACGGCGGGATCCGTTGTGCGGAGGCTTCACTACTGGTCACTGGGGCACACTCACTCTCGTTCAGCCAATTTTGCTGCCGTTGTCTAGCCTAGCCGCTCCTGCCTGCTGACAGCCGTCAGCGGGCCCGGGTCAGGACTTCTTTTGGGACTTGTTCACCACGATGCGGACCACGGTAGTGGGCTCCTCGAGGAGGTTGTCACCTACTGTCACCACCGAGGTCTCCACGCCACCCAGCTTACGGATGGTCTTGGCCGCCTTCTCGATTTCCTCCCCGGCGCTGCGTCCCTTGATGGCCACCACTTCACCGTGGCCGCCGAGGAGCGGGATGGTCAGGCCGGCCAGGTTGGTCAAGGCCGAAACGGCACGGGCGGTTACCACGTCAGCCTCAACCTGTCCTACGGCCAGCTCCGCGCGTGTGCGCATAACCGTGACATTGTCCAGTCCCAGGTCATCCACCACTTCCTGGAGCCAGATCACGCGGCGTTCCAACGGTTCGATGAGCGTCAGCTCAAGGTCCGGTCGTGCGATGGCCAGGCATAGTCCAGGCAGTCCGGCGCCGCTTCCGACATCGGCAACATGGCTTCCCTGGGCAATTTCGCTTTCGATGACCGCACAATTGAGGACGTGCCGGCTCCACAGCCTGGGAACCTCCCGCGGCCCAATAAGGCCGCGCTCGGTTCCGGACGTGGCCAGATGCTCCACGTAGCGCTTGGCCAGGTCCAGCCGGTCACCGAAGATTTTCTCAGCAGCGCGGAGTTCTGCTGCCGTGATGTCAACCATGGTTATCGGGTCAGCTTCCCTAGTCCGCGGATACAACGATGTGTCGGTCGGCGCCTTCGCCCTCGGACTCGCTGACCAAGCCAAGGTCGGCCACGGCGTCGTGGACGATCTTGCGTTCGTAGGCGCTCATCGGTTCCAGTGCCACCGAATTGCCGGTTTCCTTTACGGACGCTGCAGCATCTTCGGCGATCTTCTGCAGGTGGCCAGTGCGCTCCTGCCGGTAGCCGTTGATGTCCAGGACAAGCCGGGACCGGTTTTCCGTGGCTGAAAGGACTGCCAGTCGGGTCAGCTCCTGGAGCGCTTCAAGGACCTCACCGTCTTCGCCAACCAGGCCTTCGAGCCCTTCGGCTTCCTCGTCGGCGACGATGGAGATGTAGGTGCGGCCGTTGCGGACTTCAATGTCGATGTCGCCGTCGATATCGGCGATGTCCAGCAGTTCCTCCAAGTAGTCTGCAGCGACGTCCCCCTCTTCCTCGAGGCGGCTGGCGGCGGAAACCTTGGCGGCGGAAGCATCCTGGTTCACGGAATCGTCCTGATCTTCGATCTCTTCAGAAAAGGCGTGCTCGGTGCTCTCGGCAGACATTACTTCTTCTTCCTGTTCTTGCGCTGGGGCTGGACGCGCTGTCCCTTAATCTCAACTGCGGCGGCCGCGGCGTCGTCGGCTGCCTCTTCCCGCTTGCCGCTCAGGACGGAAAGTGCGGGCAGGCCCTTGGCGGCACGGCGCTCGGCGAGGGCCTTGGCTGCGGGGGATCCCGGCGTCGGCATGCGGCGGATGACGAAGAACTGCTGGCCCATGGTCCAAAGGTTGGTGGTGGTCCAGTAGATGAGGACACCGATGGGGAAGTTGATGCCACCCACACCGAAAACAATCGGCAGGATGTACAGCATCATCTTCTGCTGGCGCATGAACGGGCTGGCCATGGCTTCTTCGGACATGTTCTTGGCCATGATCTGCTTCTGAGTGATGAACTGCGAGGCCGTCATGGCCAGAATCATCACGATGGACAGGATCCAGACAGCCATCTGGTTGCCGCCGCCGCCATGCAGCAGGGATGCAGACAGGGGCGCACCGAAAATGCTGGATTCGTCGAACTGCACCACTTGTTCGTGGCTCATCGCCCCGATGCCGGCACCGGTCTGGCGTGCGGCCGTGATTCCTGACAGCACCTGGAACAGCGCGAAGAAGAACGGCATCTGGATCAGCATGGGCAAGCAGGCGGAGAACGGGTTGGTGCCGTGCTTCTTGTACATGGCCATCTGTTCCTGGGCCATGGCCTGCCGGGACAACTGGTCAGTCTTGCCTTTGTATTTGTCCTGGAGCTTCTTGAGGTCCGGCTGCAGCAACTGCATGCCGCGCTGGGCCTTGATCTGCTTGACGAACACCGGGATCAGGGCGGCACGGATCACCAGCACCAGCCCAATGATGGACAGCGTCCAG
Encoded here:
- the yidC gene encoding membrane protein insertase YidC is translated as MDFFGTIMAPFKWLVSIIMIGFHDGLSAIGMPAANGWTWTLSIIGLVLVIRAALIPVFVKQIKAQRGMQLLQPDLKKLQDKYKGKTDQLSRQAMAQEQMAMYKKHGTNPFSACLPMLIQMPFFFALFQVLSGITAARQTGAGIGAMSHEQVVQFDESSIFGAPLSASLLHGGGGNQMAVWILSIVMILAMTASQFITQKQIMAKNMSEEAMASPFMRQQKMMLYILPIVFGVGGINFPIGVLIYWTTTNLWTMGQQFFVIRRMPTPGSPAAKALAERRAAKGLPALSVLSGKREEAADDAAAAAVEIKGQRVQPQRKNRKKK
- the rsmG gene encoding 16S rRNA (guanine(527)-N(7))-methyltransferase RsmG, which translates into the protein MVDITAAELRAAEKIFGDRLDLAKRYVEHLATSGTERGLIGPREVPRLWSRHVLNCAVIESEIAQGSHVADVGSGAGLPGLCLAIARPDLELTLIEPLERRVIWLQEVVDDLGLDNVTVMRTRAELAVGQVEADVVTARAVSALTNLAGLTIPLLGGHGEVVAIKGRSAGEEIEKAAKTIRKLGGVETSVVTVGDNLLEEPTTVVRIVVNKSQKKS
- a CDS encoding ParA family protein, whose protein sequence is MTSSEASAQRIPPFVSLGSARSVAGSGLAGVGTAPARGGNHPKTGVSAASGKAVSRETTGGGRSNVIDAIDDSSPIARELAHETKRRERLMGRQLPRPEKTRIFTVSNQKGGVGKTTTTVNIAAALAAAGLNVLVIDIDPQGNASTALGIEHHADVDSIYDVLINDVPLADVVAPCPDIGKLICAPATIHLAGAEIELVSLVAREQRLRRAIDVYAKEREKNGEERLDYVFIDCPPSLGLLTVNAFCAASEVLIPIQCEYYALEGLSQLLKNIEMIQKHLNADLVVSTILLTMYDGRTNLAAQVAAEVRQHFPEQVLSAVVPRSVRISEAPSYQQTVMTYDPSSSGALSYLEAAAEIAER
- a CDS encoding ParB/RepB/Spo0J family partition protein, with product MSEKRRGLGRGLGALIPSSAATNGSGNGGAVSRPVDLFFPEGRRKTEPTEQPTAAAATRTQEAETPTTPPSSVKPAASKAPAGKSSDDKKAPAAAPAPAKKAPARKSPAAASKAAAAEPSAIVEDPEVPKRDDPVGPEEPAETGAAPDSGVELVEVPGARFAEIPVSDIHPNRKQPRNVFDEDDMAELVHSVREIGVLQPIVVRTSTETGSEPYELVMGERRWRAVQAAGLDTIPAIIRDTTDDDLLRDALLENLHRSQLNPLEEAAAYQQLLEDFGTTHEQLADRIGRSRPQVSNTLRLLKLPPLVQRRVAAGVLSAGHARALLSLPDAAAMERLAQRIVAEGMSVRATEEAVTLYQDPAKPAKNNIPRPGARHERLDYLASSLSDRLDTNVKISLGVRKGKVSIEFASVDDLNRIMDVLAPGSTN
- a CDS encoding Jag family protein, with amino-acid sequence MSAESTEHAFSEEIEDQDDSVNQDASAAKVSAASRLEEEGDVAADYLEELLDIADIDGDIDIEVRNGRTYISIVADEEAEGLEGLVGEDGEVLEALQELTRLAVLSATENRSRLVLDINGYRQERTGHLQKIAEDAAASVKETGNSVALEPMSAYERKIVHDAVADLGLVSESEGEGADRHIVVSAD